In a genomic window of Bordetella petrii:
- the mobH gene encoding MobH family relaxase: MLSLFQRKRPVVASAPSPAPSNDLPKGRLRPESAASLLATPRRQKLLEHIWQRTSLSRKQFATLYRAPLERYAELVQRFPASEAHHHAYPGGMLDHGLEIVAYALKLRQSHLLPAGSTPEDQAAQSEAWTAAVAYAALLHDVGKLAVDLHVELADGSTWHPWHGPLRQPYRFRYREDREYRLHSAATGLLYRQLLDAQLLDWLSGYPALWGPLLYVLAGQYEHAGVLGELVVQADRASVAQDLGGDPARAMAAPKHALQRKLLDGLRYLLKEELKLNQPEASDGWLTEDALWLVSKTVSDKLRAHLLSQGIDGIPANNTAVFNVLQDHGMLHPTTDGKAVWRATVTSATGWSHSFTLLRLAPALIWEPGERPVPFAGTVAIDAVPNDKSVAQPAAVAETTQEGQEAPPWESSSVAVPSPATQTVPDVLEDMLAMVGMGNSSGTQQDEEATSHAADATPSEAPMPAMAAASPPSPVPPAAPSSATAQPSGEHFMAWLKQGIVSRRLIINDAKALVHTVSDTAYLVSPGVFQRYAREHPQVGMLAKQESQQDWQWVQKRFEKLQLHRKHINGLNVWACSVTGSRKSRQLHGYLLRDPLPLFGKVPPNNPYLSILQSI; the protein is encoded by the coding sequence ATGCTCTCTCTGTTCCAGCGAAAACGGCCCGTGGTCGCTTCTGCTCCGTCGCCAGCGCCCTCCAACGACCTCCCGAAAGGGCGGCTGCGGCCCGAGTCGGCCGCCTCGCTGCTGGCGACACCGCGCCGGCAGAAGCTACTGGAACACATCTGGCAGCGCACGTCGCTGTCGCGCAAGCAGTTCGCCACCCTCTATCGCGCACCGCTGGAGCGCTACGCCGAGCTGGTCCAGCGGTTTCCCGCCTCGGAGGCCCATCACCATGCGTACCCCGGCGGCATGCTGGACCACGGACTGGAGATCGTTGCCTACGCCCTCAAGCTGCGTCAATCGCACCTGCTCCCGGCCGGCAGCACCCCGGAGGACCAGGCCGCGCAATCCGAAGCCTGGACCGCCGCCGTCGCCTACGCGGCCTTGCTGCACGACGTCGGCAAGCTCGCCGTCGATCTCCACGTCGAGCTGGCCGACGGCAGCACGTGGCACCCTTGGCACGGCCCCCTGCGCCAGCCGTACCGCTTCCGCTACCGCGAGGACCGCGAGTACCGCCTCCATAGCGCCGCAACGGGCTTGCTCTACCGCCAACTGCTGGACGCCCAGCTTCTGGACTGGCTCAGTGGCTACCCCGCCCTTTGGGGGCCGTTGCTCTACGTCCTGGCTGGCCAGTACGAGCACGCCGGGGTGCTGGGCGAGCTGGTCGTGCAGGCCGACCGCGCCTCCGTCGCCCAAGATCTGGGCGGCGATCCGGCGCGCGCCATGGCCGCGCCCAAGCATGCGCTACAGCGCAAACTGCTGGACGGGTTGCGCTATCTGCTCAAGGAAGAGTTGAAGCTGAACCAGCCCGAGGCCTCTGATGGCTGGCTCACCGAGGACGCACTATGGCTGGTGAGCAAGACGGTTTCCGACAAGCTGCGCGCGCATCTGCTGTCCCAAGGTATTGACGGCATTCCCGCGAACAACACCGCCGTGTTCAACGTGCTGCAGGATCACGGCATGTTGCATCCCACGACGGACGGCAAAGCAGTCTGGCGCGCGACCGTGACCAGCGCGACCGGGTGGTCCCACTCGTTCACTCTGTTGCGCCTCGCTCCCGCGCTGATATGGGAACCAGGCGAACGGCCCGTTCCTTTCGCTGGGACGGTGGCGATCGACGCCGTACCCAACGATAAGTCGGTCGCCCAGCCGGCAGCCGTCGCGGAAACGACCCAGGAAGGCCAAGAAGCGCCACCATGGGAAAGCAGCAGCGTCGCGGTACCGTCGCCCGCGACTCAAACAGTACCCGACGTGTTGGAGGACATGCTGGCGATGGTGGGAATGGGCAATTCGTCCGGCACGCAGCAGGATGAGGAGGCCACCTCGCATGCGGCCGACGCAACACCATCCGAAGCCCCTATGCCAGCGATGGCTGCAGCTTCACCACCATCGCCTGTGCCCCCGGCTGCGCCATCGTCCGCTACTGCGCAGCCATCCGGCGAGCATTTCATGGCATGGCTGAAGCAGGGAATCGTTTCGCGCCGGCTCATCATCAATGATGCGAAAGCGCTCGTGCATACCGTGAGCGACACGGCTTACCTGGTCAGCCCAGGCGTGTTCCAGCGATACGCACGAGAGCACCCGCAGGTAGGCATGCTTGCTAAGCAAGAGAGCCAGCAGGATTGGCAATGGGTGCAAAAGCGTTTCGAGAAATTGCAGTTGCACCGCAAACACATCAATGGCCTAAACGTCTGGGCGTGCTCCGTTACAGGATCGCGCAAGTCACGCCAGTTGCACGGCTATCTCCTTCGTGATCCGCTGCCCTTATTCGGCAAAGTACCGCCGAATAATCCTTACTTGTCAATCTTGCAAAGCATTTAG
- a CDS encoding helix-turn-helix transcriptional regulator, with the protein MVDEFVRAFIHHGCTSIPVKYDEDGADGRKVKVLLDSLQSLPDAPFNLPFPTEPRLLEVCLTIQSAPHLAHTLDESAGLARMSSRTFTRHFLRATGLPYHTWRQRMRLLGSLEMLRSDITVTEVALTIGYSTPSAFTHAFKQLFGKSPSRFTRPEPK; encoded by the coding sequence ATGGTGGATGAGTTTGTCCGTGCATTCATCCATCACGGCTGTACATCTATACCTGTTAAGTATGATGAAGACGGTGCAGACGGACGAAAGGTTAAAGTGCTGCTAGATTCGTTGCAATCGCTGCCGGATGCCCCGTTTAATCTGCCGTTCCCTACTGAACCTAGACTACTTGAAGTTTGCTTGACAATTCAGAGCGCCCCACATCTAGCCCATACACTCGATGAGTCCGCAGGTCTTGCTCGCATGTCGTCACGTACATTTACTCGACATTTCCTGCGGGCTACGGGTTTGCCGTATCACACATGGCGACAACGCATGCGGCTTCTTGGCTCGCTTGAAATGTTGAGGTCAGACATTACAGTGACAGAGGTGGCATTAACAATTGGCTATTCCACGCCTTCGGCATTTACTCATGCCTTTAAACAGCTATTCGGCAAATCCCCCAGCCGTTTTACAAGACCAGAGCCTAAATAA
- a CDS encoding SDR family NAD(P)-dependent oxidoreductase, which produces MTKRLENKVAFITGAAGGQGRAAAVVFAREGAKVAVVDVDEKGIEETARLVKETGGEAIAIRCDVSNEEQVKGAIQKTVDTFGKLTTLYNNAGIAHKNFMILAHELSVEEWEKIQNVNTKGMFLVVKYGIPELLKAGGGTIINTSSTAGLINSPGGPSYTASKGAIISFTRHLAATYAKKGIRANAIAPGYVITLMTKAMEDLLPEVDKVASEATPLGRGAQPEEIANVALFLASDESSFVTGAVIVADGGMTIV; this is translated from the coding sequence ATGACGAAACGATTGGAAAACAAGGTGGCTTTCATTACCGGGGCCGCTGGGGGACAAGGGCGGGCTGCCGCAGTGGTTTTTGCCCGTGAAGGAGCAAAAGTGGCCGTGGTTGATGTAGACGAAAAGGGGATTGAAGAGACGGCTCGTCTTGTAAAAGAGACAGGGGGTGAAGCCATCGCCATCCGCTGCGATGTCTCCAATGAAGAGCAGGTGAAGGGGGCCATCCAAAAAACGGTGGATACTTTTGGAAAACTGACCACGTTGTACAATAACGCAGGCATTGCCCATAAAAATTTCATGATTCTAGCCCATGAGCTCAGTGTGGAAGAGTGGGAAAAGATCCAAAATGTGAACACGAAAGGCATGTTTCTTGTGGTGAAGTACGGAATTCCCGAGCTTCTCAAAGCGGGCGGCGGAACAATCATCAACACATCATCTACGGCGGGTCTGATTAACAGCCCGGGGGGACCTTCCTACACCGCTTCCAAAGGAGCCATTATCTCCTTTACCCGACATCTGGCTGCTACGTATGCTAAAAAGGGAATTCGGGCCAATGCCATCGCTCCGGGGTATGTCATCACACTGATGACAAAGGCCATGGAAGATCTACTCCCTGAAGTGGATAAGGTGGCTTCGGAAGCAACTCCCCTTGGCCGGGGAGCGCAACCGGAGGAGATTGCCAATGTGGCTCTCTTCCTTGCATCGGATGAGTCTTCCTTTGTGACAGGAGCCGTGATTGTAGCCGATGGCGGCATGACCATTGTTTAA
- a CDS encoding aromatic-ring-hydroxylating dioxygenase subunit beta — protein sequence MQATSIKLGDPTYFEVLDFLQKEAEVLDNGDFRAWLSMLCQEIRYVMPIRTTRERVHGEGFVENMYHFEENYASLKKRVERLETEFAWAEDPPSRTRRFIDNVRIEQETENEWKVRSYLLLARSRSNEPDYYLMTCVRNDTLIRTEQGLKLKSRKILLDQSTLGMDNLAVFF from the coding sequence ATGCAGGCTACCAGTATTAAGTTGGGGGATCCCACCTATTTCGAAGTCTTAGATTTTTTGCAAAAAGAAGCTGAGGTTTTGGACAATGGGGATTTCCGGGCATGGTTATCCATGTTGTGTCAGGAGATTCGCTACGTGATGCCCATCCGGACAACGCGGGAGCGCGTTCACGGAGAGGGTTTTGTGGAGAACATGTATCACTTCGAGGAGAATTATGCCTCCTTGAAGAAACGCGTTGAACGATTGGAGACGGAATTTGCCTGGGCGGAAGATCCTCCTTCCCGGACGCGGAGGTTTATCGACAATGTGCGTATCGAGCAGGAGACGGAGAATGAATGGAAGGTAAGGAGTTACCTGCTGTTAGCTCGGAGCCGTAGTAATGAACCCGATTACTATCTCATGACTTGCGTCCGCAATGATACGCTGATTCGAACGGAACAAGGGTTAAAGCTTAAGTCCAGGAAGATTTTGCTGGACCAAAGCACCCTGGGAATGGATAACCTGGCGGTCTTTTTCTAA
- a CDS encoding SRPBCC family protein — MHTASQALAIERQASAQPSLAERVSRPKTRAILGLMRLNFLSVRAILGLMRLNFLSVILGLMRLNFLSVVFSWVLTEKEASDEWKALARETYVRTFGTSGMLEQDDAEMWKGITRVTKGYIASRNLKFIYRMGIDRKPEQGDWPGPGTVYQGDYSEANQLNIWRQWEKLMSE; from the coding sequence ATGCATACTGCCTCCCAAGCTCTTGCCATTGAGCGGCAAGCGAGCGCTCAACCTTCCTTGGCCGAACGTGTTTCGAGGCCCAAAACTCGTGCCATACTTGGCCTCATGCGGTTGAATTTCCTATCCGTTCGTGCCATACTTGGCCTCATGCGGTTGAATTTCCTATCCGTCATACTTGGCCTCATGCGGTTGAATTTCCTATCCGTGGTCTTCTCCTGGGTCCTCACTGAAAAAGAGGCTTCCGACGAGTGGAAGGCGTTGGCCAGGGAGACTTATGTGCGCACCTTTGGCACGAGCGGCATGCTGGAGCAGGATGATGCGGAAATGTGGAAGGGCATTACCCGGGTTACGAAAGGATACATCGCATCGAGGAATCTGAAGTTTATTTATCGCATGGGCATTGACCGTAAGCCAGAGCAAGGGGATTGGCCGGGTCCCGGTACCGTTTATCAGGGGGACTACAGCGAGGCGAACCAATTGAACATTTGGCGCCAATGGGAAAAGTTGATGTCCGAATAA
- a CDS encoding transposase, protein MSATSKPKLYNPRHPERTLLYQTVAEHYETWLELASAGQFDGQGDHHTPKPFVRKAFAKYLECGIFAHGFARARCGDCGHDYFVAFSCKGRGVCPSCTTRRMVETAAHLNDHVFPRLPVRQWVLSVPKRLRYFMQRDGPVLNMVLRIFLRVIAQSLQAHCIGAANADKESLHIGAVAFIHRFGSSLNEHVHFHVCVVDGVFEEVAGEGSADAAMQVSASGVVFHPATGIDATPVAQVQTTLQKRILRAFVGRGLLENFEAKEMLGYKHSGFSVDAGVCIESHDRPGLERLLRYCARPPFAMDRLRKEGSKLVYRCGKQRSEPTSDKRGAKVDELHLTPLELIDRIAALVPPPRTHRHRYFGVLAPNSPLRAAVTALAQPAASQPATVETAQPGAGVPGVAAPGNAATPTPEPEARPKRAAHYLWAVLIARIYEAFPLLCPMCGGQMRIIAFITHSAEIRHILNHIGVESAPPHITPARGPPLWEGCDAPVDDGAQGEPDWDLAAQPDEVDQRVNW, encoded by the coding sequence ATGTCAGCCACTTCCAAGCCCAAGCTCTACAACCCACGCCACCCCGAACGCACGCTGCTGTACCAAACGGTAGCCGAGCACTACGAGACCTGGCTAGAGTTGGCCAGCGCGGGTCAGTTCGACGGCCAGGGCGACCACCACACCCCCAAGCCCTTCGTGCGCAAAGCGTTTGCCAAGTATCTTGAGTGCGGCATCTTTGCCCATGGCTTTGCCCGCGCTCGCTGCGGCGACTGTGGGCACGACTACTTTGTAGCCTTCTCCTGCAAAGGCCGGGGAGTCTGCCCCTCGTGCACCACCCGGCGCATGGTGGAGACAGCAGCGCACCTGAACGATCACGTATTCCCCCGCCTGCCGGTGCGCCAGTGGGTGCTGTCGGTTCCCAAGCGGCTTCGTTACTTCATGCAGCGCGACGGGCCAGTGCTCAATATGGTGCTGCGCATCTTCCTGCGGGTGATTGCGCAAAGCCTGCAGGCGCACTGCATTGGCGCGGCCAATGCAGACAAGGAAAGCCTGCACATCGGCGCAGTGGCCTTCATCCACAGGTTCGGCTCCAGCCTGAACGAACACGTCCACTTCCACGTCTGTGTGGTGGACGGGGTGTTTGAGGAGGTGGCAGGCGAGGGCAGCGCTGATGCCGCAATGCAAGTCTCTGCGTCAGGTGTCGTATTCCACCCTGCCACCGGCATCGATGCGACACCCGTGGCACAAGTGCAGACCACACTGCAAAAACGTATCCTGCGCGCCTTTGTGGGCCGTGGGCTGCTGGAGAACTTCGAGGCAAAAGAGATGCTGGGGTACAAACACAGCGGTTTCTCGGTGGATGCCGGGGTGTGCATTGAATCCCACGACCGTCCAGGCCTTGAGCGGCTCTTGCGCTATTGCGCCCGCCCACCCTTTGCGATGGACAGGCTGCGCAAAGAGGGAAGCAAACTGGTGTACCGCTGCGGCAAGCAGCGCAGCGAACCCACCAGCGACAAGCGCGGTGCCAAGGTTGATGAGCTGCACCTCACACCGCTGGAGCTGATCGACCGCATCGCCGCGCTGGTGCCACCGCCACGCACCCACCGGCACCGCTACTTTGGTGTGCTGGCACCCAACTCGCCGCTCAGGGCGGCGGTAACGGCGCTGGCCCAGCCTGCTGCGTCGCAACCAGCCACGGTGGAGACTGCACAACCTGGCGCGGGCGTACCTGGGGTGGCGGCGCCGGGCAACGCGGCCACACCCACACCCGAACCTGAAGCACGCCCGAAGCGAGCGGCGCATTACTTGTGGGCGGTGCTGATTGCCCGCATCTACGAGGCATTTCCGCTGCTGTGCCCCATGTGCGGTGGGCAGATGCGCATCATTGCCTTCATCACCCACAGCGCCGAAATCCGCCACATCCTGAACCACATCGGGGTGGAGTCTGCCCCCCCGCACATCACCCCGGCACGCGGGCCACCGCTGTGGGAGGGCTGCGACGCGCCGGTGGATGATGGTGCGCAAGGCGAGCCGGATTGGGATCTGGCAGCTCAACCCGACGAGGTAGACCAGCGCGTCAATTGGTGA
- the gorA gene encoding glutathione-disulfide reductase, whose amino-acid sequence MKEVDLFVIGGGSGGVRAARIAAGHGARVALAESSRIGGTCVIRGCVPKKLMVLASRCSQEIDVATAFGWTVGERRFDWERLRSNIAAEVSRLEAAYTNGLLQAGVSVLYDRATLEDRGVVRLAGSGEAIRARRILIATGARPSTAEELPGAELASDSDAFFEWHLQPARVLVQGAGYIALELGCLLQRLGSQVTLVMRGTTVLRGFDNGLREHLQQALFETGMAIVPRCTVTGLTRHADGSIQAKLSDGSSAAFDAVLRATGRQPNTRELNLEQVGVATTASGAIVVDEWSQTSVAGVYAIGDVTARALLTPAAVREGHALADTLFGGRKVPVAHDLIPTAVFTTPEAATVGLGEEGAAARFGAIDVYEARFKPMKHAMSAQPGHMLIKVIVDRASDRVLGVHIVGPEAAEMIQLAGIALQMGATKAQFDAVLPVHPTAAEEIVTLRAPTRRHG is encoded by the coding sequence ATGAAGGAGGTCGACCTCTTTGTCATTGGCGGTGGTTCGGGGGGTGTGCGCGCGGCGCGCATTGCTGCGGGCCACGGAGCAAGGGTTGCATTGGCCGAGTCGTCACGCATCGGCGGCACCTGTGTCATCCGTGGCTGCGTGCCCAAGAAGTTGATGGTGCTGGCTTCGCGCTGTTCGCAGGAGATCGACGTGGCCACCGCCTTCGGTTGGACCGTCGGTGAGCGCCGATTTGATTGGGAGCGCTTGCGCAGCAACATTGCTGCCGAGGTTAGCCGCCTGGAGGCCGCCTACACCAATGGGCTGTTGCAGGCGGGTGTATCCGTTCTGTACGACCGCGCGACCCTCGAGGACCGTGGCGTGGTTCGCCTTGCAGGCAGCGGTGAGGCTATCCGCGCCCGCCGCATCCTGATCGCGACCGGAGCACGGCCGTCGACCGCGGAGGAACTGCCGGGCGCGGAACTCGCGAGCGACTCTGACGCGTTCTTCGAGTGGCATTTGCAACCAGCACGCGTTCTGGTTCAGGGGGCAGGATACATCGCACTTGAGCTGGGGTGTCTCTTGCAGCGCCTAGGCTCGCAGGTCACGCTGGTGATGCGCGGCACGACCGTGCTGCGTGGCTTCGACAACGGTCTGCGCGAACATCTCCAGCAGGCCCTGTTCGAAACGGGCATGGCAATCGTGCCACGCTGCACGGTGACGGGGCTCACTCGCCACGCCGATGGCAGCATTCAGGCCAAGTTGTCTGACGGCAGTTCAGCCGCCTTCGATGCGGTCCTGCGCGCCACGGGTCGCCAGCCCAACACACGCGAGCTGAATCTGGAACAAGTCGGTGTGGCCACCACCGCGAGCGGCGCGATCGTCGTCGACGAGTGGTCGCAGACCTCGGTGGCGGGCGTTTACGCTATCGGCGACGTCACTGCACGGGCTTTGCTGACCCCGGCCGCCGTGCGCGAAGGCCACGCGCTGGCCGATACCCTGTTCGGTGGCCGCAAGGTGCCGGTCGCCCACGATCTGATTCCTACCGCCGTGTTCACCACGCCCGAGGCGGCCACGGTCGGCCTCGGCGAAGAGGGCGCGGCGGCCCGCTTCGGTGCGATCGACGTCTACGAGGCGCGCTTCAAGCCGATGAAGCACGCAATGTCCGCCCAACCCGGACACATGCTCATCAAGGTGATCGTGGATCGCGCTAGCGATCGCGTGCTCGGCGTCCACATCGTCGGCCCGGAGGCCGCCGAGATGATTCAGTTGGCGGGCATAGCGCTGCAAATGGGTGCGACAAAAGCACAGTTCGACGCCGTGCTTCCGGTACACCCGACCGCGGCCGAAGAAATCGTGACGCTGCGCGCACCGACGCGTCGCCACGGGTGA
- a CDS encoding glutathione S-transferase family protein: MLKVLGRASSSNVQKVMWCLAELALPSERVDFGGAFGGNREETYLRLNPNGVVPTLIDGNHVVWESNTILRYLGNTRGESLYPPQPARRSEVDCWMDWQLGTLNNGITPLFQSIVRTPVDQRQPEVVEQHRAATARWMSLLDAALAQREFVAGPTLSLADLALGPSVYRWFELHVERPKQPHLQAWYERMAKRPGFLTHVMVGLS, from the coding sequence ATGCTGAAAGTACTGGGACGGGCAAGTTCATCCAATGTTCAAAAGGTCATGTGGTGCTTGGCTGAGTTGGCTCTGCCGAGTGAGCGGGTGGACTTCGGTGGCGCCTTTGGCGGCAACCGCGAGGAGACCTATTTGCGACTGAACCCGAACGGAGTGGTCCCCACGCTGATCGATGGCAATCACGTGGTTTGGGAGTCGAATACGATCCTTCGCTACCTTGGCAACACGCGGGGCGAGTCCTTGTACCCACCGCAACCTGCGCGTCGAAGCGAGGTGGACTGCTGGATGGACTGGCAGCTCGGGACGCTGAACAACGGCATCACGCCCTTGTTTCAATCAATTGTCCGCACGCCTGTAGATCAACGCCAGCCGGAAGTCGTCGAACAACACCGTGCGGCAACGGCACGCTGGATGTCGCTACTCGACGCGGCGTTGGCTCAACGCGAGTTCGTTGCCGGGCCGACACTTTCGTTGGCCGATCTTGCGCTTGGTCCCTCGGTCTATAGATGGTTCGAGCTACATGTCGAGCGGCCCAAGCAGCCGCACCTGCAGGCGTGGTACGAGCGCATGGCGAAACGGCCTGGGTTCCTCACCCATGTCATGGTCGGCCTGTCATGA
- a CDS encoding glutathione S-transferase family protein — MITLHTWATPNGRKISIALEELGLPYELRAVDIGRDQQFAPEFLALNPNNKIPVIEDSDGPCGQRLVLFESGAILLYLAEKSGRLLPADPVARLQAIQWLMFQMGGVGPTFGQTHHFRRYAPEQTYGLQRYSKETHRLYRVLDGHLAHSTYLAGDEYTIADIATYPWIARFELHALPWNQVPHVKRWFDTVGERAAVRRGMAVPKI, encoded by the coding sequence ATGATCACGCTGCACACCTGGGCCACGCCGAACGGGCGCAAGATTTCCATTGCGCTCGAAGAGCTAGGCCTACCCTACGAGCTGCGCGCCGTGGACATCGGCCGTGACCAGCAGTTCGCGCCCGAATTTCTGGCGCTCAACCCCAACAACAAGATTCCGGTAATCGAAGACAGCGACGGTCCCTGCGGGCAGCGCCTGGTGTTGTTTGAGAGCGGCGCGATCCTGCTCTACCTGGCCGAGAAGTCCGGTCGACTGCTGCCTGCCGATCCTGTCGCGCGGCTGCAAGCGATCCAGTGGCTGATGTTCCAGATGGGCGGAGTCGGTCCAACTTTCGGGCAGACGCACCATTTTCGACGCTACGCCCCCGAGCAGACTTACGGTTTGCAGCGCTACTCGAAAGAGACACACCGCCTTTACCGGGTGCTCGACGGCCACCTCGCACACTCGACCTACCTCGCGGGTGACGAGTACACGATCGCCGATATTGCCACGTATCCGTGGATTGCCCGCTTCGAGCTGCACGCATTGCCGTGGAATCAGGTGCCACACGTCAAGCGCTGGTTCGACACGGTGGGCGAGCGTGCCGCAGTGCGGCGCGGCATGGCAGTCCCAAAGATTTGA
- a CDS encoding malonic semialdehyde reductase: MSHRIDPTAWAALFTEARSQNGWLDKPVGESLLQELYEITRMAPTSMNCQPARFVFLTTESAKARLLPALMPGNVEKTRSAPVVVIVAYDSCFYEEMPRIWHNPAARDMFGGNSALAASTAFRNGSLQGGYMMLAARGLGLDCGPMSGFATDKVDAEFFPDGRWKSNFLCGLGYGDATKLMARQPRLSFAEACLIL, encoded by the coding sequence ATGAGTCACCGAATCGATCCCACCGCCTGGGCCGCCCTGTTTACCGAAGCACGCAGCCAGAACGGCTGGCTCGACAAGCCGGTCGGCGAATCGCTATTGCAGGAGTTGTACGAGATCACGCGCATGGCGCCTACATCGATGAATTGCCAGCCTGCGCGATTCGTCTTCTTGACCACCGAATCAGCCAAGGCCAGGCTCCTGCCGGCCCTGATGCCCGGCAATGTAGAGAAGACCCGCAGCGCGCCGGTCGTGGTCATCGTGGCCTACGACAGCTGCTTCTATGAGGAGATGCCTCGCATCTGGCACAACCCCGCCGCACGCGACATGTTTGGCGGCAATTCGGCACTGGCCGCGAGCACCGCGTTTCGCAACGGCTCGCTGCAGGGCGGCTACATGATGCTGGCGGCGCGCGGGCTTGGGCTCGATTGTGGCCCGATGAGCGGCTTTGCCACCGACAAGGTGGACGCAGAGTTCTTCCCCGATGGCCGCTGGAAATCCAACTTCCTGTGCGGCCTAGGCTACGGCGACGCCACCAAGCTGATGGCGCGCCAGCCGCGCCTGTCTTTCGCGGAAGCGTGCCTCATTCTTTAA
- a CDS encoding Dabb family protein gives MIKHIVMWKLKGSTPAERKLNRHIVKHALESLRGKVPGLLRLEVGLDQSDVDYAFDVVLYSEFESSAALAAYADHPEHQRVRREMSDLRVQRHQVDYAIN, from the coding sequence ATGATCAAGCACATTGTGATGTGGAAGCTCAAAGGCAGCACGCCCGCTGAGCGAAAGCTGAATCGCCATATCGTAAAGCACGCCCTAGAGAGCCTCCGGGGCAAGGTGCCCGGGCTTTTGCGCCTGGAGGTGGGGCTCGACCAGAGTGATGTCGACTACGCATTCGATGTCGTGCTCTACAGCGAGTTCGAGTCGAGCGCTGCGCTGGCCGCCTACGCCGATCACCCGGAGCATCAACGAGTACGGCGCGAGATGAGCGATCTGCGCGTCCAGCGCCATCAAGTCGACTACGCCATCAACTAA
- a CDS encoding YciI family protein, translating into MIYVLHLLDRPGTEALRAEVRPRHKAYLAQVADRIAFAGPLLSAGGQHGVGSLLVIEFANAAAAQVWLDAEPFTRAGLYAQTLVHPFENLWPQKAGFPPQP; encoded by the coding sequence ATGATCTACGTTCTGCACCTGCTCGACAGGCCTGGCACCGAGGCGCTGCGGGCCGAGGTGCGCCCCAGGCACAAGGCCTACCTGGCCCAGGTGGCCGATCGCATCGCGTTCGCCGGGCCGCTGCTGTCGGCAGGTGGCCAGCACGGGGTCGGCAGCCTGCTCGTGATCGAATTCGCCAACGCGGCGGCAGCGCAAGTTTGGCTCGACGCAGAGCCCTTTACCCGCGCCGGCCTGTACGCACAGACCCTCGTTCACCCCTTCGAGAATCTCTGGCCGCAGAAGGCCGGATTTCCACCCCAACCCTGA
- a CDS encoding class I SAM-dependent methyltransferase: protein MNTPETRAVQARYARRDNEADALRYSLYANAAALQAQQERLRAMARIWRVHGWSGLAGRPLLEVGCGSGGNLLDLLRLGATPRQLTGIELLPERADAACALLPNGVHILQGDACAAPIPEASQQAVLAFTVFSSLLDPGYRQQFARQLWRWVAPGGGVLVYDFVVDNPHNRDVRRLPLAELRTLFPGALLHSRRLTLAPPLARRLPAALIGAASLLPALRTHRLTWAVKPT from the coding sequence ATGAATACGCCCGAGACCCGCGCCGTCCAGGCCCGCTATGCGCGCCGCGACAACGAGGCCGACGCACTGCGATACAGCCTGTATGCCAATGCGGCGGCGCTGCAGGCCCAGCAGGAGCGCCTGCGCGCCATGGCCCGGATCTGGCGCGTGCATGGCTGGAGCGGGCTGGCAGGCCGCCCCCTGCTCGAAGTGGGCTGCGGCAGCGGGGGCAATCTGCTCGATCTGCTGCGCCTGGGCGCCACGCCACGGCAGCTCACCGGCATCGAGCTGCTGCCCGAACGTGCGGACGCCGCGTGCGCCCTGCTGCCAAACGGCGTGCACATCCTGCAGGGCGATGCCTGCGCCGCGCCCATACCCGAGGCCAGCCAGCAGGCCGTGCTGGCCTTCACCGTTTTCAGCTCTCTGCTCGACCCCGGCTACCGCCAGCAGTTCGCGCGCCAGCTATGGCGCTGGGTGGCGCCGGGCGGTGGCGTGCTGGTCTACGACTTCGTCGTCGACAACCCGCACAATCGCGACGTGCGCAGACTGCCGCTGGCCGAGCTGCGGACGCTGTTCCCCGGCGCCCTGCTGCATTCGCGCAGGCTCACGCTGGCGCCGCCGCTCGCGCGGCGGCTGCCGGCGGCGCTGATAGGCGCAGCCTCCCTGCTGCCTGCGCTGCGCACCCACCGCCTGACCTGGGCGGTCAAACCGACATGA